A section of the Scleropages formosus chromosome 12, fSclFor1.1, whole genome shotgun sequence genome encodes:
- the LOC108929937 gene encoding glycophorin-C-like isoform X6, whose product MKGANEDNVSFDAILGGVIAAVTLVLLCTAAVLLRYKYRHNGSYRTNEAKGTEFGRTSGTAPGTDPSARDAVDERGKEFFI is encoded by the exons ATGAAAG GTGCCAACGAGGACAATGTCTCCTTTGACGCCATCCTGGGAG GGGTTATCGCCGCCGTCACCCTGGTGCTGCTGTGCACGGCCGCGGTGCTGCTGCGCTACAAGTACCGGCACAACGGCTCGTACCGCACCAACGAGGCCAAGGGTACGGAGTTCGGCAGAACGAGCGGCACGGCCCCCGGCACGGACCCGAGCGCGCGGGACGCCGTGGACGAGCGCGGAAAGGAGTTCTTCATCTGA
- the LOC108929937 gene encoding uncharacterized protein LOC108929937 isoform X7 — protein MKGANEDNVSFDAILGDTHKHTHKVTLYSRRSEEAVLLCSTSRVTSDLCVGRGYRRRHPGAAVHGRGAAALQVPAQRLVPHQRGQGYGVRQNERHGPRHGPERAGRRGRARKGVLHLKDVARRCGLDIDTPGKAETHFDSSDFTSLLNKLPGRVGWRRKTVRTVPDNLLVQILYVMSSKKAHVLLLTAVPGPCASFLAAKKNLGTIIIRGEYRCRQ, from the exons ATGAAAG GTGCCAACGAGGACAATGTCTCCTTTGACGCCATCCTGGGAG acacacacaaacacacacacaaagtgaccCTGTATTCCAGACGCAGTGAGGAAGCCGTGCTCCTTTGCAGCACCTCCcgtgtgacctctgacctctgtgtCGGCAGGGGTTATCGCCGCCGTCACCCTGGTGCTGCTGTGCACGGCCGCGGTGCTGCTGCGCTACAAGTACCGGCACAACGGCTCGTACCGCACCAACGAGGCCAAGGGTACGGAGTTCGGCAGAACGAGCGGCACGGCCCCCGGCACGGACCCGAGCGCGCGGGACGCCGTGGACGAGCGCGGAAAGGAGTTCTTCATCTGAAAGACGTTGCTCGGCGTTGCGGCCTGGACATCGACACCCCGGGAAAAGCAGAAACCCATTTCGACAGCAGCGATTTTACGTCTCTCTTAAACAAGCTCCCGGGACGTGTCGGCTGGCGCCGAAAGACGGTCCGAACGGTCCCAGACAATCTGTTGGTACAAATTTTGTATGTAATGTCCTCCAAAAAAGCGCACGTCCTCCTGCTGACAGCTGTTCCGGGCCCCTGCGCATCTTTCCTGGCAGCAAAGAAAAATTTAGGAACCATTATCATACGTGGTGAATATAGGTGTCGTCAGTGA
- the LOC108929937 gene encoding glycophorin-C-like isoform X5 has translation MTAWHRGVTGANEDNVSFDAILGGVIAAVTLVLLCTAAVLLRYKYRHNGSYRTNEAKGTEFGRTSGTAPGTDPSARDAVDERGKEFFI, from the exons ATGACCGCCTGGCACCGGGGTGTTACGG GTGCCAACGAGGACAATGTCTCCTTTGACGCCATCCTGGGAG GGGTTATCGCCGCCGTCACCCTGGTGCTGCTGTGCACGGCCGCGGTGCTGCTGCGCTACAAGTACCGGCACAACGGCTCGTACCGCACCAACGAGGCCAAGGGTACGGAGTTCGGCAGAACGAGCGGCACGGCCCCCGGCACGGACCCGAGCGCGCGGGACGCCGTGGACGAGCGCGGAAAGGAGTTCTTCATCTGA
- the LOC108929937 gene encoding uncharacterized protein LOC108929937 isoform X2 — protein sequence MTAWHRGVTGANEDNVSFDAILGDTHKHTHKVTLYSRRSEEAVLLCSTSRVTSDLCVGRGYRRRHPGAAVHGRGAAALQVPAQRLVPHQRGQGYGVRQNERHGPRHGPERAGRRGRARKGVLHLKDVARRCGLDIDTPGKAETHFDSSDFTSLLNKLPGRVGWRRKTVRTVPDNLLVQILYVMSSKKAHVLLLTAVPGPCASFLAAKKNLGTIIIRGEYRCRQ from the exons ATGACCGCCTGGCACCGGGGTGTTACGG GTGCCAACGAGGACAATGTCTCCTTTGACGCCATCCTGGGAG acacacacaaacacacacacaaagtgaccCTGTATTCCAGACGCAGTGAGGAAGCCGTGCTCCTTTGCAGCACCTCCcgtgtgacctctgacctctgtgtCGGCAGGGGTTATCGCCGCCGTCACCCTGGTGCTGCTGTGCACGGCCGCGGTGCTGCTGCGCTACAAGTACCGGCACAACGGCTCGTACCGCACCAACGAGGCCAAGGGTACGGAGTTCGGCAGAACGAGCGGCACGGCCCCCGGCACGGACCCGAGCGCGCGGGACGCCGTGGACGAGCGCGGAAAGGAGTTCTTCATCTGAAAGACGTTGCTCGGCGTTGCGGCCTGGACATCGACACCCCGGGAAAAGCAGAAACCCATTTCGACAGCAGCGATTTTACGTCTCTCTTAAACAAGCTCCCGGGACGTGTCGGCTGGCGCCGAAAGACGGTCCGAACGGTCCCAGACAATCTGTTGGTACAAATTTTGTATGTAATGTCCTCCAAAAAAGCGCACGTCCTCCTGCTGACAGCTGTTCCGGGCCCCTGCGCATCTTTCCTGGCAGCAAAGAAAAATTTAGGAACCATTATCATACGTGGTGAATATAGGTGTCGTCAGTGA
- the LOC108929937 gene encoding glycophorin-C-like isoform X3 encodes MVGPKCVQGLSLPLTCFARVNAVLQQANFGVSAGANEDNVSFDAILGGVIAAVTLVLLCTAAVLLRYKYRHNGSYRTNEAKGTEFGRTSGTAPGTDPSARDAVDERGKEFFI; translated from the exons ATGGTGGGACCAAAATGTGTTCAAGGACTGTCACTACCTCTTACCTGCTTTGCACGGGTCAATGCTGTGCTTCAACAGGCTAACTTTGGTGTCTCTGCAGGTGCCAACGAGGACAATGTCTCCTTTGACGCCATCCTGGGAG GGGTTATCGCCGCCGTCACCCTGGTGCTGCTGTGCACGGCCGCGGTGCTGCTGCGCTACAAGTACCGGCACAACGGCTCGTACCGCACCAACGAGGCCAAGGGTACGGAGTTCGGCAGAACGAGCGGCACGGCCCCCGGCACGGACCCGAGCGCGCGGGACGCCGTGGACGAGCGCGGAAAGGAGTTCTTCATCTGA